A stretch of the Panthera uncia isolate 11264 chromosome D1, Puncia_PCG_1.0, whole genome shotgun sequence genome encodes the following:
- the LOC125908682 gene encoding olfactory receptor 149-like produces the protein MGNASVVTKFILLGIPYTEDLETTLFVLFLGCYVFTLMGNLLILLAIVSSTRLHIPMYFFLCQLSVCDIFFPSVSSPKMLFYLSGNSRAISYAGCVSQLFFYHFLGCTECFLYTVMAYDRFVAICYPLRYTVIMSHRVCAILAVGTSFFGCIQATFLTTLTFQLPYCGPSEVDYYFCDIPVMLKLACADTSALERVGFVSVGLMPLSCFLLILTSYSRIVCSILQIRSSEGRRRAFSTCSAHLTAILLSFMPVVLIYLQPTPNPWLNATVQVLNNLVTPMLNPLIYSLRNKEVKYSLRKVLRQVAFLPEQ, from the coding sequence ATGGGGAATGCTTCAGTGGTGACCAAGTTCATCCTGCTGGGCATCCCATACACGGAGGATCTGGAGACTACGCTCTTTGTCCTGTTTTTGGGCTGCTATGTCTTCACTCTTATGGGGAACCTGCTCATCCTACTGGCGATTGTCTCCTCCACTCGGCTTCACatccccatgtacttcttcctgtgTCAACTGTCTGTGTGTGACATATTTTTCCCTTCTGTGAGCTCCCCCAAGATGCTCTTCTACCTCTCGGGGAACAGCCGGGCCATCTCCTATGCGGGCTGCGTGTCCCAGCTCTTCTTCTACCACTTCCTGGGCTGTACCGAGTGCTTCCTGTACACGGTGATGGCCTACGACCGCTTTGTCGCCATCTGTTACCCTCTCCGCTACACGGTAATCATGAGCCACAGGGTGTGTGCCATCCTGGCCGTGGGGACCTCTTTTTTTGGCTGCATTCAGGCCACCTTTCTAACCACTCTCACCTTCCAGTTGCCCTACTGTGGCCCCAGTGAGGTGGACTATTACTTCTGTGATATCCCGGTGATGCTGAAGCTGGCttgtgctgacacctcagccCTGGAGAGGGTGGGGTTCGTCAGCGTGGGCCTCATGCCCCTCAGCTGCTTCCTTCTCATCCTCACCTCCTACAGCCGCATTGTCTGCTCCATCCTGCAGATCCGCTCTAGTGAAGGCAGACGCCGTGCCTTCTCCACCTGCAGTGCCCACCTTACTGCCATCCTCCTCTCCTTTATGCCAGTGGTCCTCATCTACCTGCAGCCCACCCCCAATCCCTGGCTCAATGCAACTGTTCAGGTCCTGAATAACTTGGTCACCCCCATGCTGAACCCCTTGATTTACAGCttgagaaataaagaagtaaaatattctcTGAGGAAGGTACTACGGCAGGTAGCCTTCCTTCCTGAGCAATGA